In the genome of Thermoanaerobaculia bacterium, one region contains:
- a CDS encoding S-layer homology domain-containing protein, producing the protein MAAAWAAIFFVGAGFRVIASCASFGLPFTDLDGTTFCAEIAEAYYSGLTNGTSATTFAPSATVTREQMTAFVTRTLDQSLARGSRRAALREWWNSTPHYDQGLGLTTVGNTPQTVESDGVDLWTANNADASVTRVRASDGKVLDTWTGATHAISILIAMGRVFVAGNTMPNGSLYEIDPTQPGTTVTTRISTLGNDVGLAFDGNFIWAANFDGSVAKITPGTWTFSTATIGFSQPAGILFDGSNIWVTDQGDNKLKKLNSDGTIALSVNVGMTPAIPVFDGHNIWVPNFGGNSLTVVRASDGAVLKTFSTGNGNRNGLNEPGGPAFDGQRILVPNFGASTVSLFKATDLSAIGSFPIGMANPNSSCSDGTSFWLSFRLSNKIGRY; encoded by the coding sequence ATGGCCGCGGCATGGGCCGCGATCTTCTTCGTCGGAGCCGGCTTTCGGGTTATCGCGAGCTGCGCGAGCTTCGGGCTGCCATTCACCGATCTGGACGGCACGACGTTCTGCGCCGAGATTGCCGAGGCGTACTACTCCGGCCTCACCAATGGAACGTCGGCGACGACGTTCGCGCCCTCGGCGACGGTCACGCGCGAACAGATGACGGCATTCGTCACGCGAACGCTCGACCAGTCGCTCGCGCGAGGGAGCCGCCGGGCGGCTCTCCGGGAGTGGTGGAACTCGACGCCCCACTACGACCAGGGCCTCGGCCTCACCACGGTGGGCAACACGCCGCAGACCGTCGAGAGCGACGGCGTCGATCTCTGGACCGCCAACAACGCCGACGCCTCCGTCACCCGGGTACGGGCGAGCGACGGAAAGGTCCTCGACACCTGGACGGGAGCGACCCACGCGATCTCCATCCTGATCGCGATGGGACGGGTCTTCGTCGCCGGCAACACGATGCCGAATGGGAGCCTCTACGAGATCGACCCCACCCAGCCGGGCACGACCGTCACCACACGCATCAGCACTCTCGGAAACGACGTCGGGCTCGCTTTCGACGGGAACTTCATCTGGGCGGCGAACTTCGACGGCTCGGTCGCGAAGATCACCCCGGGGACCTGGACCTTTTCCACCGCGACGATTGGCTTCTCCCAGCCCGCCGGGATCCTGTTCGACGGCTCGAACATCTGGGTGACCGACCAGGGAGACAACAAGCTCAAGAAGCTCAACTCGGACGGTACGATCGCGCTGAGCGTGAACGTGGGCATGACGCCCGCGATCCCGGTCTTCGACGGGCACAACATCTGGGTCCCGAATTTCGGCGGCAACTCGCTGACGGTGGTCCGCGCGTCCGACGGCGCCGTGCTCAAGACCTTCTCGACCGGCAACGGCAACCGGAACGGCTTGAACGAGCCCGGAGGGCCGGCTTTCGACGGCCAGCGGATCCTGGTGCCGAACTTCGGAGCGTCGACCGTGTCCCTCTTCAAGGCGACCGATCTTTCGGCGATCGGATCGTTTCCGATCGGCATGGCCAATCCGAACTCCTCGTGCAGCGACGGGACGAGCTTCTGGTTGAGCTTCCGGCTCTCGAACAAGATCGGAAGGTACTGA